The genomic stretch GTAGCACCGAAGAAAGGAAAGAGCGAGATGGTGGTTTTTGTTGTTCCCGCGAAGCGAAGATCATTCGCCAAGCGAATGAAGTGGATCAACCTCTTTTTGGCTTGGGCCAAACACTTTTTCTCGCTGGTCGAGCTTTCTACAAAAAAAGCGATGCGAGAGCGTATTCTCTTTTCTAAGCTTCCTTCCTTCGCTCCCCCCATCGTAGATGGTTCAGCTACGCCCGGTGCCACGAAATGATTGAGAACTACGACGGGCTCGATCGGAATTTTGTTCTTTGTATTCAATAAGTATTGCATGACCGAATAATTCAAAGAGGGGCGCACAGCGGGGAGGGTCCTTTTTAGTAGATGACTCGTCGGGCCGTCAGAGCGGGACTTCTTTGGTAAAAAGAACAACTTGAATAACTTCGTTTTTCTGAAGGAGTCGTCATTTTCTATCAGGAACGCTATGTCATTTACAACCCCGGCGTATTTAGGATGCTTTAAGGCCCCGCTGACCCGAAGTGATGTAGAAAAATTCTTCTTTCTCGATGGTGATCGGTCATGGTATCCATAGCGTTGCATCTTTTTCGGCCAAATCCTTCTTTCGTTTTGCTTCTCCCGGTCGTCGAGCCTGATCGACTCGACTCTTTTCCCTGCCCCCCGGCCTCTCACTTCGTTTCGTTCTTCCTCTGTACCGTCGCTTGAATGAAGACACCCGATCGGCCCGACTTTCCCAAATGCCCACCACCGGCCCTTCTCCTTTCCGGGTCTTGATTTGTCGCGTCGTTTCAGTCGTAGTGGTCGACGGGgaagaaagaaatgaatgaaTGTCCTTTTTGGAAAATGTAGAATAATACACCTACCGAGACGAAAGCCAAAGGTGAGTATCGTAGGTGGACGTATCGAACCGAAATAAGATCTCAGATTGACATCTTGATAGACGGATTTACCATAATAATAAAGAGAGTCAATGGTgattgataaacgcctaaatgtatgtattttatatgtattaatcgtgtattattttcgtgaacatgttaacgaattgatgcccgcttttatttctaaattggttatttcagtgttgtaggtcttaaatgagtcaaacaatgctcaaaaatgcaaatcggatgaattcgacatcaaaagcggcatttttggggtccggCGACTGTGAGCGGCACCGTGAGCGGGCTGCAGGCGTGTCATTGTTCTTCTTTCGCGGGCATTTGGTGCGAGTTTCCaccgggctccatgcgcccgcatggatgccgtGAGGTTTGCTTTgggaattctcaagtctcgTAAGTCTGAGcaaaaagtaatgtagcaaaagtCTGTATCAAAAATGTCTATGCTGAGCATGTAGCACCCGGcgggtttttgggcatttggtcaTGAGCTTTCActgggctccatgcgcccgcatggagccccgCATGGACGacacggggtatataagaaactgatttcttctagggcaagaagaggagtttttgggagagtctCATCCCGATTTTTCACCcgtctttgagaggcaagattacatgttttggagaagggaaatctaagggagaagctcagatttggctagatcttcaccgatctcttctttggggaGTTTGTGATTTGCGGGAAGCCGCCTCTCATTGCAGCGTCCGTGGAaacctttccacctagcttcagctttgtcttccttcttccattgtttgaggagtttttattatgccatttgtagttgtttgcatggatttgttgcttggatttgctTTGTATGGACTGAGTAGACCCcaaaggtcaccggatgccgatGAACctaggggtgaacttgtgtatttggatgattaaagtttgtttattgcaattgttgtgttttgagattcattcttggtgcatttgatgtgttgcttacatgagaactctgtaaaaccaactgctaggttgtacttgtgagcgtgaccatcgcccctTGTACTGGAGCACACCAAGtttgaagggattcatgtacgaatcacgccgtgaccatcgggtattctcaGCACCCTCCACCATTAGAGCTAGACctagttgtgttccggctctaattagggatttcccacttgttaatgcaatcgtatgaggatttgatcgaaCAAATtgcgtgtcaatacttataccggattagggggtCAATGGTCGTGACCATCgagttgacctaatctagggaaatctctaggtccaaaccttcaattgcatgacattcttagcatcccgctgcactttagtagcccctaggaatccgcatccgtgaccattcctttccccgattttatatccctctccgtatttttagtctccacttgtaattatcttatttaatttaatagattagagaaacctttcgaacTGCAGccggctagacaataagcgaagaggaagtaagggtagatccctTGGGCCGGGAGAtcacgaccctctcgtgctcgctgACGAGGAGGTATTATTACGActcacgtgcacttgcggatcgcactcatcaagttttttgaGCCGTGGGAAGAGCCACTTCTTTCTTGCGGCGGAGGCTTCCATTCACCAGTGCAGACTACATACAAGTGCTCTCCGAACTGTGCTGGATAGTCACCCATCACACGGCTCTCAAACCCAACCTGTGGTGGATCCCTGGGGACAAAGTAAAAAGCGCTTGATCCTTTGCCCCATACTTTTGAGATGCTCCTCCCCGCCGATCAAGCAGCGACGCTGCTCTTAGCTGAAGCCGCTAACGTTCGGTTCGGATAAGTAAGAAGAAAGTGCCTTCGGTCGGTTCGACCAGGTGGTCTTCCCTAACGTTCAGAGTTGTTCTGGTTTGAGAAAGGAGCACCGCCAAGTCCACTAGGGGCGCCCTGAATGAATAAGAAATGGACAGCTGAGGTCAGGCTTGCATGAAACTTCTACCGATAATAAGCTAGATGTCGATTACACACCTGAGGTTGGTAAGAACTGagggacaatgctcccctaacCTAAATGGGCCTACCAGCAAAGCAACTGGTACTTAATCGGGGGGGGTGGTTTGGTTTCGTGAAAGGCCCCCGCTGCAGGAACAGGCGGTTGTCATTTGAAAGTCAAGGCCCCACCCCAGATGGACGCCCTCGCTCTATTGGCAAAACGCTTCGAAAGAAGAACGTATCGCCAAGGCCCCAACCGGCCGCCCTGCCCCTTTTCTTTGCCCGCCGGCCGCCTATCTCGTTATTCTTTGAGATCTGGATAGAGTCTCGCTCGGGGAAGCATGGATTCTTTAGATCTAAAGAATCCATGCTGCAAGCAGCAAGCGTAGGCAACACAGGACTGACGGGGTGGGGCGCGCCAAAGCAACCGGGGGCCCTGGGAGGGGTCAGTACTCAAGTACTATATTCTTTCCACTAACTTGAACTGGCTGGCTGCATTTTTGTAGCGCGCATACTCTGATTCTCTTCTACGAATCTACAACTCTCTTTACTGAGCGAGACTCTATCTATATCCCTAAAAAGTTTCTTTTCTATTCTATGATTTAAAATGACAGCTTCAACTAGGCTCTACTTTTGGATAGGGTTTTCGGTCTTAATCAAGATAGGGTCAGGGGCGCGTCGGAACGGTAGCTGCAAGGTCTCATCCGAGAGTCCAATCTCTTTGTACTGTGCTTTTGtgtctttgaataaaaaagaaaggggGTCGATTTAGGCTCCTTCCCTTCCACTGCATAGCTGCGCTATCAGGTACTACGAGCCCTCTGTCCCACGCATCTAACCAGCTCGCGTGGTTCACCGGTTCCACCGAAAACTCTCATTTGTTGAAGCGGAGCATAGTGCGGCGCCGAGCGAGAAAGGTCTCTTCTTTCGGTTTATTCACTGATCTGAAATGAAACTTAGCACTTGTTTTCTTAGGGCTAGGCGTTCGCAGAATCAGTCTATCCGAACCGAAGACGCACTCACTTCTCAGATCAGTGACGGCCTGGCCTCTCCAGCGGAGCTGGGCGCCGGGGCCCCTGGATGCGCTAGCGATCGGCACATTAGGGGAGTGCTTGCCCGGGTTTCTCGGCCTGGTATCCTGCACCTCGCGTTCATGATATCTACATTCAACTGTGCCCCGGAGACACGGTCGAAGCACGCCCGCCCAGTGTGCGTCTTTCACGACATGCTCTGGTCCCGGGTGTCTTCCTGTGGTCTTCTAGCGTTAGAAGAAGTCGTGTCCGTCCCGGACATCTGCAACGTCCTCCCACgccttttattttaagaaatatggGACAAAGATCAGGAAAAGACGGACCGGGCCCATTCGGTGACTTTCGCGGTCGCCCTCACTGAACCAACTTGGATCTGAACTACGATTCAGATCAAGTCTTACCGAAATCGGATTTCCTTTTTCGTGCCATATGGCGCTTAGACTTTACTTTTATcccctttttttcccctttccttttcctttatttgttcTCGAAGGTCTTCGTCTCCGTGTAAAAGCAAACTCTCCAAATTTATGACCAACCTTTCCTTCAGTGATCTTACAACGAACAGGAGTTTTTCCATTGTAAATGAGTACGGAGCAATCAACGAATTCCGGCGAAATAGAAGATCTACGTGACCAAATTTTCCTGCTAAAAAGACTTTCTctgttcttcttcattctaaaCAGGAAAGCATCAACAAAACTTCCCTTCCATATAGATCGTCGTGGCATGAACTAAATTCTGCCTTTCCCCACCCCCCACTACTGCCCGAAATCCTGCTTTGGTGGGCTTCCCCAAGGTGACACCGAAGGTCTACCTCCTTTCGTGCGCCCCTCACCTCCTCCATGAGGATGATCCACTGGATTCATTGCAACACCACGAACAATGGGGCGTCTGCCTAACCACCGTCTTTGTCCTGCTTTTTCTAAGCTTACGTGCACCATGGTTGGGATTGGAAACTATACCAATAGTAGCTCGGCATCGGGAATCTATGAGTTTTTCAAGACCCGAAGGTAGCCGCACAAGACATTGTGGGGCTGGCTCCTTAATTATTTTTGCATAAGTTCCTGCGGCTCGAGCCAGCTTTGCGCCTTGACCTGGATGACATTCAATATCATGTACCCATGTTCCCATACGTATATTAGCTAATGGTATGCAATTTCCTACTTGAGAATTTAGATCAAGTATCTCGTATCTATAAGCAGGGGGGCGTGGCCAAGAAGCAGCCAGTTGATTGACCCTTCAACCTGACCTTTATTCGCTGTGCGAACAAGGTCTTGGAACCGAAGGTATGTATGGGCATTCTGGGCAGGTCGCAAGAAGCCGCTTTTAGAAGGTTTGGACCAATCGCACTCATCACCATTTTACCCGCTTCCAATTGATGACTGGCTAATATATAAGTGTTGACCTAAGCCCCTGTGCAGTGGCTTTCGGCTCCCCGAACCGTACGTGAGCTGCCCTCGTACGGCTCTTCCTAAGAAGGTCAAACCCCCTCTATCAAACTTTTTGAAAAAGCTTTCGCCCTCCTATTCAACGGGGCTATTAGAGAAGCAGCTTCGTTCCTGGacttctttgcttttcttttttttttagggcTTCGTTTCTGATACCGGCTTAGTTACGAGCTAACTTTCGCTGACTTCTTTGTAGTCTCGGTGAATACTTTAAAACTCCGTTCCTTAGCCTCCACAGCTGACGTGACTCCGTACCGACCCCTTTCCCTTTGTAGACGGATAAGTGACTCTGTAACCTTAGCTTTTCTCCTTTGTAGAACAGCTAAGCCAGTTCCTTAGTTTCACTTACCTAAAACCTAATCTGTTATTCCATAACCTTAGCCGAGCCGAGGCTAAGTGACTTCGTAACCTTAACGTACTTTTTGTTTTTCGTACTTTTTTTCCCATCAGGTCTAACCTTTGCCGGGCTTTCGTCCCTTCGCCCTATAGGCGGCCGGCTTTGGCTTCGCTATCGCTCATTACTTGGTATAGAGATCTCCCCGTGTAGTGTAGTGGTCGGCCTTCCCACCGGAATGCCTCCTTCCTTATAAGCCCCTTGACTACAATAACAGGGGGCTGTTCACCTTTGCTTTTGAAACTTAGCgacttatatatatttcttttttttatatttaataaagaaaaacgaAAGACTATTGTAAATGTAAAGGCGAACGGGGCTCCCAGGCCGGGACGTCTGGCAGAATGCTTGGCCTCCTGCGCTTCCAGCGAGACCCGAAGGGTGAGCTTCTGGCGGTTAGCTTAACGTCAGTAGGCATTCTGGGCTGGAAGGAGGCAAGCAAATGAAGGGAGGCATGGAGGGCTGACTACAAGAAGCAAAGCTTTGTAAACTCGACAAGTCGCTTATAGAATGCCGACTACTTCATGAAGTTTCATAAGGGGGGGAAGCGAAGCTTAGCGAGGCCGACCACGTAATAAGCTGCTGGCGGAGAAAGCTCGAAGAGCTTCCCTTCATTCGTTGCTAAGCCAAGGTCCCAGGTCTCCGAGTCAGCCCGGGCTTTTTTCGAAGAATCCTGCACCCATGGGCATACGGCCTGGCAGGCCTTCCCTTTCCGCCGGAGCTTCATGGGTGTTGCCCCTGTTCCCCAATCAGATTTTGGATGTGAGCTATACTCCgcgaggagccacacgggcgtatggccTTTTGCCTTGCCATTTGACCTCTATTCCCGCGTGAGACGGAATGCTCAGTGACAACCTCTCAATTGTCACCGCCTGGCCTCTTTTTGCTACCACGGTAGCACCTAGTGTGGTCAGCACCAATCGTGTTCGGGCAACGAAGCTTACACTCATTCACATTGGTTCATCCTGCTATGCCCCGGGCTTTTTTTGCTCTTCTAACAACAATGGTGGCCGGCCATTCGTCAAGGCCCCCTGGAATCCGCTGGACATCTCAGCGGCGGGATTGATACCCGCATCAGATCGAAGTTCCATTTTTTTGCCTCCCCAAAGGAGAGCTGTTTCTAGGTGGGTCGCTTCGCGAAAGACATTGCTTAGGACCAACGGGTCACACGACAGGTGCACGATTTACTTTGCACGCTCCATCCTTCGGCCCTTCGCCCATAGGCTTTGGCAGGCAAGCTACCTTGATCCGCCTTCGGCTTCGATCTCGTTATGCTCAGCAGCTCCAACAAGCCCCTAAAGTTTCTTGCTGCCTCAAACTCTGCCAAGAAAGCGCTGCTTTACGTTTGATCCTATGTGCCCAGAGAACGCAATGCGTTCTCCACTTTCGGATCTCGCAAAGAGAAAACGTCTTTTTTCCGATGAGTTTCTCTCTCATTCGCGGAGCGAAGAAAGCGGGCTTTGCCCCCAGCTACCGCTATCCTTGGGAAACCCAAAGAGCTACCGAAGGAAAGGATGCAGTCTCCCTTGGCCAAGGGAGAGGACAGGGCAGAGAAGAAAAACGTCCTTCGCGCAAGTTTGTTTGCTTTCCTGCCCAAGCTTGGCTCTTCGACCAAGGAGGCATTCTGGTAGGAAGGCCGACCACTACATAAAAGCGTAAGCAAGCACTTGGCTTTGGGAGCAAGCTACCTTTCTTTGATCCACTTTCCCGGGCAGGGAAGAGAACGAAAAATGGCAAAAAGATGGTGGCCGTGGTAGGTTCGAGGATCTTACGCGGCGGAGCGAACTCTTCTATCGTGTTGCATTTCCTCTGGCGGCGTAGCAGCACCCCTCGATCCATCGTACTAGAGCGATCCGAGAAGAACGATTAGGGTCATATTCGGTCCTTTCTACAATGCCAATAGACGAAGTGCTTCGCTTTCAGGTCCATTTTTTTCGCTGCAATCGCTTCGATCCACCCCCTCGGTGAAAAATAGTAATATGCCCGGAGGAAATTCCTCCCTGCGGACTTCCCCTGTACTCAAAGTGAAATGTCTAAGTGCTCTCCCTTTAGGCTTTGTCTCATTCTCTCTCTGTCATCATTCGATTCTGCCCCTACTTCAATGAAAAGCTCCTCCTCCTTATCCTCAAAGATCGTTGATCgcttcccgcaagtgtacgggatcgccaagtaatacctcgcaaagacacgaggatcgtattccacgggctaaggatctcctattactccttctcgagctattatctagcctaagatcttaagtgatggatttactctactaaatacaaataaaaactaaacactaaagatttgctagcaaattagagagaacaagcaataagcaagcaagagaatcaatgatgTGCAAAGGCctcatggatgtggatccccttgagagGTTATCacgcaacatggatgatgatttaaagatgcaagggtaaattggaccatgagattccaagattagaacaagcccaatttctcgtgattgaacccctaatcccatactgaacatagataggaatttcttccaaatctacattcctacgattgcattgaagtacaaggaaatctcgcttaggaataaacctactcttcttcggattaaacctcatggagggctaccaaacacccgatttctaggcgtgatgatacaagtatccccttctaatccattcatgacctaatacatgcgagcaagtcacatctacatgcatcattcataaaaagagctactgATTTCtcccttggtgtaacacttagcatgaaaacaatggattagatctcaaacatacccaagcatagaattaacaagtaatcatccaaaaatacatgataaaacccccaaggttcaccaacaccggtggccttggggggtctagtgtgtcatcatctcataacaaagcatacaatcaagcaaaaacatgaaacaaaagacatagtatgacactccctagatgaaatggtgaaggatgaggcgagaatatgcagaatgacgcttccccgccaaaggaatgccgaatgacgctctCTAGctgcggttctccttccttcaagtcgtgatcgatctcccctttgaatgatgttgccttcttgccttgagagacCTTGGACctttgggcttgaatgatcttctagctttctttgcccttcttctcctccccaaggtcgccctaaaaatctcccaaatgatctccccaaagtcggccagcaaaaagttctttaatcagccctaaaagtgagtatatataccccccgaggcatactggccatataggggtcatatgggggtcgtatagcacacAGTAAAACCCTAGATCTCGCTCCAgacgggtgcatacggcctccatacacggccccgtatactgggtagtatggaaatctgatGTAACACCAACTCAATCCGTCACAAGCATAGATACGCCCCATAATCGGGTAGTAcggtagtatgaaaattctctgctttcttctcttattgccaaaatgatatcttcttgttctccatggctctatatgccctacaaagcaaataatagagcgaTTAAGCGTAAACgagcatcaaacctcacaaaatacatgcaaagtgcatatgatacatatatgaaaacacctacatttagacacttatcaatcgTCGTTGGTCCTTTATCATCTCTTTCTTTGGTCATTGATTATTTAGAAAGCCATGCCTGTGAGAAACGGGCCCCCTCTTTGACATCAGATCTTATCATCTGGGCGGGCAGCTTCCGGTCTGGGTGCTCAACTTTAGAAGTAGCGccttttgaataaatataagtaGGCGACTTGCTTGTGTTAAACATATAGCGGCGCCTTCCTGATAAGAGACCAGCTTTTAGATGAGAGAAGGCCTGCTTTTAGGAAgagcttttttttttgatgGAAATAGAACGTCGAGACTTGCCTCTTGGCTACTTAAAAAAAGTGGTGGAAGAAAGTGACCCTAAGAGGCTTCTTTAGATCATTTCACTCATGCTTTTTGTAGAAAATCAAACTATTCACCCTTGGCGCGCACGCACCGCACCCTTCGCTATGTTCTTAAATGAATGAGACAGCACTCGCTCAGATGTCGTCTCTTCCCTTCGACAATAGTGTCTAGGCTTCATCCCCGAAAGATCAACTGGCGCAAGACAAGCACACTCGTCGGCAATCAAGATAGGAACCATCGGAGAGGAAGGAAAGCGCTGGTCTTTGAGATTCGAAGAAAAGTCTTCAGGATCGGTTGATAGCAAACAAAGATAGAATGGTGAACAAAGAGAAGGCTATTGTAGAAGGTACGGTGATCATAGAGGTAGGGGGAGCAGTAGGCAGGGTGAACTTCAGAAGAAAAGACAAGGAGGTGGCAATGCCGTAGGGCGAGGGCCGGCGCCGGAGAAGTCGGATGCGGCATCTTTGATGagaaaggggacagagaataaGCCGATTGGTGCTCAGCGCACGGGTTTGTAGCGGACCATGGATGGTCGTGGAAAAACCCTAACAGGAGAAGGAGGATGAAGTTCGGTGAGGAGGAGGCGAGTTCCCTAAATCCATTGGTAGAAAGCCAGTTGCCAGTTAGAGTGAGAGTTGCCAGCCTATCTAATCTACCAAAGCCTGAGATAATCGGCGCCTAAAGAGCCAGTTGCAGAAAAAGGTAATCTATCTACTTGAAGAATTCATTTTTATCCCTTGGATGTGGGTCAAATAAAGTCCCTTGCCATACAGTAAGCAAGAAAGGGCAGGGGCAACTCTTTGAAAGTCAGGAAGTCATGGACTGATTAGAAGGCCGGCTTGAGCTTTTCTTATAGAAGAGTTATGATAGGTTTAATACCCGCCAATCAAAAGCTAGCTTTcacatttgcttctttctaAAGAAGGAAAGCTTTTTAAGGCGcaataaaaaggataaaagaaaaaaattcaagccaGATGCGACTACTTACCAGTTCCTTTATTAAAGGAATAAGGGTTAGGCGGAAATAGGCTTAATTTGGGTTGCTAACGTGCTAAGCAAAAGCCCATTCAATTACTTCTGCTTTTTCGCTTCGCTCGAACGATTTCTTTTCTTCTCGCCTGTTCCAGGAATGAGATTACTAGTTGTACTTTGTAAACTGGTTCTATGGtataaaaaaacagtaaaaaggaaaaatccTCTGCCCCTTTCATTCCATTGCTAGTTCGGGGGATATCTAGTTGCAGAAAAAAAGTAAGCCCCTCACGTGAAAGAAAAGGATTTTCTCCCAAGGCAAGCTCAGGCAGGAAAGTTTGAAAGCGGACAAGGGCCAGCAAACGAGGAAAGAAGGAAAGTCTTTCTTTAATAAGAAAGTCGTAAAGTTCCTTCTGTAAAAGCATCGATTGCAGTTCGAGTTTGAGTTGCAGTCCCTAAGTTATTCCCTTTCTTTCTGTTGCATTGTCAGAAACTTTTTTCTAAGAAAGGGAGGGAGCAGGCTCAGCAGGATAAGAGGTTACTGGATAGGCTTAGCCCGCAAACAGATATGCTACTGGTTTCCTGATATGCTGGATAAACTACTACATCCCTGATCACGCTCACTGGACATGGAAGCGCCCGGTTCTACTGGTAACAAAAAGGCAATGGGAGTTCGACTCTCCCTCGATCTACTTTACCGACAAGAGCTCTGAATGAGCAATGAGTTTTCTTCTAGCTATTAAAGCAGAGGCAAAAGAATAGAATATTCTATAGGGCTCCTGCTGGTTAGTTACTATGGCCACGCCCGGAACTGAACACAGAAACCCTCGTAGCGATTCAGAAAAGAGTACCTTGACGCCCAGTTGAACCTCATACCTCACTTCTACGGGACTCATTTTTGCCCTCCCTTTCAGCGAGCGCAACCCGTGCAGCACACCTTTCCCTTGCAGCCAGCGCAACCCTTGCATCGCGCGATTGCGTTCTTTCGCGCTCTTCCTTCGTTCGCTGCTTTATAGCGCGCTGCGGAGCGCTACTTAAATGAATTACGATAGAGTAATTCATTGCTTGAAGCTTAACTTTCTAATAAATAAGAagtaagataaaaaaagaaaaagaaacaatatcataacCCCTACCCTTATTCTTTCTGAGAATCATAAATTCCG from Dioscorea cayenensis subsp. rotundata cultivar TDr96_F1 unplaced genomic scaffold, TDr96_F1_v2_PseudoChromosome.rev07_lg8_w22 25.fasta BLBR01000673.1, whole genome shotgun sequence encodes the following:
- the LOC120254866 gene encoding ribosomal protein S3, mitochondrial-like; translated protein: MKKNRESLFSRKIWSRRSSISPEFVDCSVLIYNGKTPVRCKITEGKVGNPISVRLDLNRSSDPSWFSDYYYGKSVYQDVNLRSYFGSIRPPTILTFGFRLGRCIILHFPKRTFIHFFLPRRPLRLKRRDKSRPGKEKGRWWAFGKVGPIGCLHSSDGTEEERNEVRGRGAGKRVESIRLDDREKQNERRIWPKKMQRYGYHDRSPSRKKNFSTSLRVSGALKHPKYAGVVNDIAFLIENDDSFRKTKLFKLFFLPKKSRSDGPTSHLLKRTLPAVRPSLNYSVMQYLLNTKNKIPIEPVVVLNHFVAPGVAEPSTMGGAKEGSLEKRIRSRIAFFVESSTSEKKCLAQAKKRLIHFIRLANDLRFAGTTKTTISLFPFFGATFFFPRDGLGVYNNLFLEYARELVLGQLKIKCWNLMGKDKVMELIEKFIDLGGIGELIKGIEMMIKIILRNRRIPYGYNSYFNEVQKMRSFLSNRTKTNTLIESVKIKSVYQSASLIAQDISFQPRNNQISFRSIFSKIVKDIPLIMPKGVEGIRICCSGQLGVAEIARTECRKYGNDFFKLSV